One Fusarium oxysporum f. sp. lycopersici 4287 chromosome 8, whole genome shotgun sequence genomic region harbors:
- a CDS encoding hypothetical protein (At least one base has a quality score < 10), with protein sequence MAAAPDSTYDFIICGGGTSGCVVAARLAEDPNVKVLVLEAGPHNEHLENVHMVGGWSNNFDKETDWNVVSIPGPGVNNRSVKLSRGKFLGGSSGCNGTLMVKGMKQDYDDWNLPGWSGDEMFKYMLKAENFHTKDWFKETKGAHGYEGHVHTEPHDLAPISNLIGESMVSKGLPLDHDMFSAGSNPHGCGHSVRTVHQGLRTTSADFITKQKPRDNLHLMVETHVDKVIIEKDGQGELKATGVRGVKADGSVVELKASREVIISSGAYCSPNVLNRSGIGAKVELEQHGITTLVDLPGVGKNLQDHLIVFMFYETDKEGLTTDSLVYHGNALEKAYTQWKEEKKGPLTVFPFGIFAYARMDERLADSKIWNAAPRKEGRDPMGLTPKQPQIEFFTTECYGGPKQYDQFPIDNKHAFSMIAELFAPKSRGTVTLRDASATSVPVVDCNYLSDPLDLEVLAEACAFGNEIITEGSGTKDIVKGSWPSDLVHHKYKTREDWKEYVKDNATTCYHASGSCAAGKKDNPMAVVDEKLQVYGVKGLRVADCSIMPTVNNGHTQMPAYGIGEKAADLIKERWALSAKL encoded by the exons ATGGCTGCTGCTCCAGACTCTACTTACGACTTCATCATCTGCGG TGGTGGCACGTCAGGCTGCGTTGTGGCAGCACGCCTCGCTGAGGATCCTAATGTCAAGGTTCTCGTTCTAGAGGCTGGTCCCCATAATGAGCATCTTGAGAACGTTCACATGGTTGGAGG TTGGTCTAATAACTTCGACAAAGAGACAGACTGGAATGTCGTCTCTATACCTGGCCCTGGAGTCAACAACCGCTCTGTGAAGCTTAGCCGAGGCAAGTTCCTTGGTGGCTCTTCTGGTTGTAATGGCACTCTTATGGTTAAGGGAATG AAACAAGATTATGATGACTGGAACCTGCCCGGTTGGAGTGGTGATGAGATGTTCAAGTATATGCTCAAG GCTGAGAACTTTCACACAAAAGATTGGttcaaggagaccaaggGCGCCCACGGCTATGAAGGCCATGTCCACACCGAGCCTCATGACTTGGCTCCTATCTCCAACTTGATCGGAGAATCCATGGTATCGAAGGGTCTCCCTCTTGACCACGACATGTTCTCTGCTGGCTCGAACCCCCACGGATGCGGTCACTCTGTCAGAACAGTTCACCAAGGCCTTCGTACCACCAGCGCAGACTTCATCACTAAGCAGAAACCTAGAGATAACCTACACCTCATGGTCGAGACCCATGTTGACAAGGTTATCATTGAGAAAGATGGCCAGGGAGAGTTGAAGGCCACTGGTGTTCGAGGAGTCAAGGCCGATGGATCGGTCGTTGAGCTCAAGGCCTCTAGAGAGGTTATAATATCTTCTGGTGCTTACTGTTCACCCAACGTCCTCAACCGATCAGGTATCGGTGCAAAGGTCGAGTTGGAGCAGCACGGTATCACCACTCTTGTCGATCTTCCCGGCGTTGGAAAGAACCTCCAGGATCACTTGATTGTCTTCATGTTCTACGAGACTGACAAGGAGGGGCTCACCACTGATTCTCTAGTATACCACGGTAACGCGTTAGAAAAGGCCTACACCCAAtggaaggaggagaagaagggtcCTCTGACAGTATTCCCATTCGGAATCTTCGCCTACGCTCGCATGGATGAGCGTCTCGCCGACTCTAAGATCTGGAATGCAGCTCCTCGAAAAGAAGGCCGCGACCCTATGGGTCTTACTCCTAAGCAGCCCCAGATTGAGTTCTTCACAACTGAGTGCTATGGCGGCCCTAAGCAGTACGACCAATTCCCTATCGACAACAAACACGCTTTCAGTATGATCGCCGAGCTCTTCGCTCCCAAGTCCCGCGGCACCGTCACTCTCCGCGACGCCTCAGCGACGTCTGTCCCTGTCGTCGACTGCAACTACCTCTCTGACCCTCTCGACCTCGAGGTCCTCGCTGAAGCATGCGCATTTGGCAACGAGATTATCACCGAAGGTTCGGGTACCAAGGACATCGTCAAGGGTTCATGGCCCTCAGATCTTGTGCACCACAAGTACAAGACGCGCGAGGACTGGAAGGAATACGTCAAGGATAACGCTACGACTTGTTACCATGCCAGTGGATCGTGTGCcgctggcaagaaggataaCCCTATGGCTGTGGTGGATGAGAAGCTACAGGTCTATGGTGTTAAGGGGTTGAGAGTCGCAGATTGTTCGATAATGCCTACCGTGAACAATGGTCATACGCAGATGCCTGCTTATGGAATTGgtgagaaggctgctgatCTTATCAAGGAGAGATGGGCTCTGTCTGCGAAGTTGTAA
- a CDS encoding beta-fructofuranosidase produces the protein MKFSLFLTAGSLAWAKPSTPKLDYNRAPPNLSTLANLTIYNTWRPRAHVLPPTGQIGDPCMHYTDPKTGLFHVGYLHEGAAGATTDDLVTYRDLNPGGAPFIRAGGLNDPVAVFDGSVIPKGINGTPTLFYTSVSYLPIHWTINYTRGSETQSLAVSKDGGRNFTKLRQGPAIPAPPFALNVTAFRDPFVFQNEDLDSLLESESGTWYSVISGGVHQKGPSMFLYRQHDPEFQYWEYLGEWWHEKANTTWGDGLWAGRYGFNFEVANVFSIDEKGYNSEGETFITFGAEWQEKPIVPQVSSFRDMLWAAGNISLDNGKPKFTPSMVGKLDWGRSAYAAAGKYLPSDSKASSKSGAPDRFISYLWLTGDYYGDLKYFPTPQQNWTGSLLLPRELTVGKISNVVDNELSREEGSWRVERNESGVLELATLKQVIAREPMAAFTKKMSFVESGRNISKAGSTTFDRNPESKFYVLKSSISFPKSARDSDLKAGFQILASDKESTTIYYQFSNESIIIDRSNTSAAALTTSDIDARPEAGRLRLFDVLVDDEEKIETLDLTIVVDNAIVEVHANDRFGVATWARSWYADSTDIRFFHKGSGEVSFSNVTIYEGLVDAWPERKR, from the exons ATGAAGTTCTCACTATTCTTGACGGCTGGCTCTCTTGCCTGGGCCAAGCCATCGACTCCAAAACTTGACTATAACCGCGCTCCCCCAAATCTCAGCACTCTGGCCAATCTGACGATCTACAACACATGGCGTCCTCGAGCTCACGTGCTTCCTCCTACTGGACAGATTGGAGATCCTTGCATGCACTACACTGATCCCAAAACTGGACTTTTCCATGTTGGATATCTCCATGAGGGTGCTGCGGGTGCTACGACGGATGATCTCGTGACATATCGAGATCTCAACCCTGGAGGCGCTCCTTTCATTCGGGCTGGAGGTCTAAATGATCCTGTGGCAGTCTTTGACGGATCCGTTATACCCAAGGGCATCAATGGCACGCCTACACTCTTCTACACCTCTGTATCTTACCTCCCCATCCATTGGACCATCAACTACACTCGCGGAAGTGAGACGCAGTCCCTCGCTGTGTCAAAGGACGGAGGCCGTAACTTCACAAAGCTACGACAGGGCCCTGCGATCCCAGCACCTCCTTTTGCTCTCAACGTGACGGCCTTCCGTGATCCCTTCGTTTTCCAGAACGAAGATCTCGACAGCCTTCTGGAAAGTGAGTCAGGAACATGGTACAGCGTCATTTCTGGTGGTGTCCATCAAAAGGGTCCTAGTATGTTCCTCTATCGTCAGCACGACCCGGAGTTTCAGTATTGGGAGTATCTCGGCGAGTGGTggcatgagaaggccaacaCCACATGGGGTGATGGTCTCTGGGCAGGGCGTTACGGTTTCAACTTTGAAGTGGCCAATGTCTTCAGCATCGATGAAAAGGGGTATAACTCTGAGGGTGAGACATTCATCACCTTTGGAGCAGAGTGGCAGGAGAAGCCCATCGTTCCTCAGGTTTCGTCTTTCCGCGACATGTTGTGGGCTGCAGGAAACATATCCCTCGACAACGGAAAGCCAAAGTTTACTCCTTCGATGGTTGGCAAGCTTGACTGGGGACGATCCGCCTACGCAGCAGCTGGCAAATACCTCCCTTCGGACTCAAAGGCATCGTCCAAGAGCGGTGCGCCAGATCGATTCATCAGCTACCTCTGGCTTACTGGAGATTACTACGGCGATCTCAAGTATTTCCCTACTCCCCAGCAGAATTGGACTGGgtctcttctcctccccaGAGAGCTCACCGTCGGCAAGATCAGCAATGTCGTCGATAATGAGCTTTCACGTGAAGAAGGATCCTGGCGTGTTGAGAGAAACGAGTCAGGTGTTTTGGAACTTGCTACTCTAAAGCAGGTTATTGCTCGGGAGCCTATGGCTGCATTCACCAAGAAGATGTCTTTTGTTGAATCGGGGCGAAACATTAGCAAGGCTGGATCAACTACATTCGACCGTAACCCGGAGTCCAAGTTTTACGTCCTCAAGAGCTCTATCTCATTCCCCAAATCTGCTCGCGACTCGGACCTCAAGGCTGGTTTCCAGATTTTGGCTTCTGACAAGGAGTCCACCACTATTTACTACCAGTTCTCCAACGaatccatcatcatcgatcGCAGCAACACTAGTGCTGCAGCCCTTACAACTAGCGACATTGACGCTCGTCCCGAAGCCGGTCGACTCCGTCTTTTTGACGTTCTGgttgatgacgaggagaagATTGAGACTCTTGACCTTACTATCGTCGTGGATAATGCCATCGTCGAGGTTCATGCCAACGATCGATTTGGAGTAGCTACCTGGGCTCG TTCTTGGTATGCCGATTCGACCGATATTCGCTTCTTCCATAAGGGAAGCGGTGAGGTGTCTTTTAGCAATGTGACGATTTATGAAGGTCTTGTGGATGCTTGGCCTGAGAGAAAACGATAG
- a CDS encoding NADPH-ferrihemoprotein reductase: MSNAFATEAFNRLSQLGPPQTIADMAALGTVGIASAAYLLRGIVWDKPDPYHHIWFERMGSKDGASSGPKATRDIAKKMEEAGKDVVIFWGSQSGTAEMFANRLSKECHLRFGLQTLCADLCDYDPESIVNLPQSKLAIFIISTYGEGDPSDNTAAFWEWLHKNPDVQLPNLRYMAFGLGNTSYRYYNRVIDVVADFLDKAGAQRLMSVAKANDAQGGTEEDFLSWKDDLYTHFQTKMGYEERDIPYEPSIQLVEDESLDIMDLNLGEPIQNRSGPAKIVKQYSPIRPLTVQSSHELYTSPGRNCLHMELDISDHPELRYRTGDHLAVYPINPDHEIQLLLKALDLEDRAEKPLLVQPLEEGVSIKIPSPTSALALFRHYLEISAPVSRETVGQLARFAPSAEVAQNLTTLGKSKEAYAEYIANHHITLGRLLTLVAPGSIWDKLPLSYVVETLPTSQPRYYSISSSSTVSARKLSITCGIDNSPLQQDPGRSIRGVTTNYLYALGNSLNGDSKQPEIGPDAPTYALSGPGDALKGHKVFACLRRSNFKLPTMSSTPLVMIGAGTGLAPFRGFILERARLKSVGKPIGKMILFFGCRAPNQDYLYRDELAEVSKELQGSLEIVTAFSRADGQPKKYVQDKVEERKKDVCDLLRDGASIYFCGRASMAREVGNVVEDSMKSQNNWSDAEARSWAEAAKKGNKWLEDVWG, encoded by the exons ATGTCTAACGCCTTTGCAACAGAAGCCTTTAACCGGCTCTCCCAGCTGGGACCACCTCAGACAATCGCCGATATGGCTGCCCTGGGTACAGTTGGTATTGCATCGGCAGCATATCTTCTCCGCGGCATTGTCTGGGATAAGCCAGATCCTTATCATCATATCTGGTTCGAACGGATGGGATCAAAAGACGGTGCTTCTTCAGGGCCGAAAGCAACTCGCGATATTGCAAAAaagatggaagaagct GGTAAAGATGTTGTCATATTTTGGGGTTCACAGTCGGGTACGGCAGAGATGTTTGCCAACAGACTCTCAAAAGAATGCCATCTGCGCTTCGGTCTTCAGACCCTCTGCGCTGACCTATGCGACTACGACCCTGAGTCCATCGTCAATCTTCCTCAAAGTAAACTCGCCATTTTCATCATCTCGACATACGGAGAAGGTGATCCAAGTGACAACACAGCTGCATTCTGGGAGTGGCTTCACAAGAATCCTGATGTTCAGCTGCCAAACCTGCGATACATGGCCTTCGGTCTAGGCAACACCAGCTATCGATACTATAATCGTGTTAtcgatgttgttgctgaTTTCCTTGACAAGGCTGGTGCACAGAGGTTGATGTCTGTGGCTAAGGCCAACGATGCTCAGGGTGGCACAGAAGAGGACTTCCTCTCCTGGAAGGACGATCTGTATACTCACTTTCAGACCAAAATGGGCTATGAAGAGCGAGACATCCCATATGAGCCAAGCATTCAGCTCGTAGAGGATGAATCTCTTGACATCATGGATCTCAACCTTGGCGAGCCTATTCAGAACCGAAGCGGACCAGCAAAGATTGTCAAGCAGTACTCTCCTATCCGACCTTTGACGGTCCAGTCATCCCACGAGCTTTATACATCTCCTGGGCGAAATTGCCTTCATATGGAGCTCGATATTTCAGATCATCCTGAGCTTCGATACCGAACTGGTGACCATCTTGCCGTCTATCCTATTAATCCTGATCACGAGATAcaacttctcctcaaggctcttgatcttgaagaccGAGCTGAGaagcctcttcttgttcaacCCCTCGAAGAAGGCGTATCAATCAAGATCCCCAGTCCTACTTCTGCACTGGCCCTCTTCCGGCACTACCTCGAGATCTCAGCTCCTGTATCTCGAGAAACTGTCGGCCAACTTGCAAGATTTGCACCTTCAGCAGAGGTTGCTCAGAACCTGACAACTCTGGGCAAGAGTAAAGAGGCGTATGCTGAATATATCGCCAACCACCATATTACTCTGGGTCGCCTTCTGACTCTTGTTGCCCCTGGGTCTATTTGGGACAAGCTTCCACTATCTTACGTCGTTGAGACTTTACCGACCTCACAGCCGCGCTACTACTCCATCTCGTCATCGAGCACAGTTTCTGCACGAAAGCTTTCGATTACCTGCGGTATTGATAACTCgcctcttcaacaagacccAGGCAGGTCCATCCGAGGTGTCACAACTAATTACCTCTACGCTCTTGGGAATTCTCTTAATGGTGACAGCAAGCAACCCGAGATTGGACCCGACGCTCCTACATACGCTTTGTCTGGTCCCGGCGATGCTCTAAAAGGCCACAAAGTCTTTGCTTGTCTACGCCGATCGAACTTCAAACTTCCAACAATGAGCTCAACGCCACTCGTCATGATCGGTGCTGGTACTGGTCTCGCTCCTTTCCGCGGGTTTATTCTTGAACGAGCACGTCTCAAATCTGTAGGAAAGCCCATTGGAAAGATGATTCTATTTTTCGGATGCCGTGCCCCTAATCAAGACTATCTCTATCGGGATGAACTCGCCGAGGTTTCGAAAGAACTGCAAGGCAGTCTTGAGATCGTTACTGCGTTCTCCCGTGCAGATGGACAGCCAAAGAAGTACGTTCAAGATAAAgttgaggagaggaagaaagatGTATGTGATCTTCTTCGAGATGGCGCGAGTATCTACTTCTGCGGTCGAGCTTCAATGGCTAGAGAAGTTGGCAACGTGGTGGAAGATTCAATGAAGTCGCAGAATAATTGGAGTGATGCTGAAGCTAGGAGCTGGGCTGAAGCGGCAAAGAAGGGAAATAAGTGGCTTGAGGATGTCTGGGGTTGA
- a CDS encoding myo-inositol 2-dehydrogenase, translating into MASPKLQVAVAGLGRMGARHALNFHNRTPRAELVAAFTPVQKEADWAKVHLEGVTIYNDYQEMLKHPGLQAVVVATVTTAHAEEAIQAIEADKHVLCEKPLSTSVEISQSVVDAAAKKPHLKVMCGFSRRFDASYRDAFDRMDSGAIGRPSVFRSQTCDKLDPSGFFVAYAEFSGGIFVDCNIHDIDLALWYFGQDSIVKSVVATGITAVQPELRKHKDVDNGVGIVEFWGGKVAYFYSSRMMAAGQHDMTEVIGTEGKLAINANPVGNLVEMHEATGVRRQIPGDYYGRFEHAFVTEANEFSAAVLDNNKLPFKLTGAVQAVKIGCALQESLNSGKKINFDETGRRIEESKL; encoded by the exons ATGGCCTCCCCTAAGCTCCAAGTCGCCGTTGCTGGCCTCGGCCGCATGGGTGCTCGTCATGCTCTCAACTTTCACAACAGAACACCCCGCGCTGAGCTTGTTGCAGCCTTTACTCCTGTCCAGAAGGAGGCAGACTGGGCCAAGGTTCACCTCGAGGGTGTTACAATCTACAACGACTACCAAGAGATGCTGAAGCATCCTGGCCTCCAGGCTGTAGTAGTCGCTACTGTTACTACCGCTCATGCTGAAGAGGCCATTCAAGCCATTGAGGCTGATAAGCATGTTCTTTGCGAGAAGCCTCTAAGTACCAGCGTTGAGATC tCCCAATCTGTTGTGGatgctgctgccaagaagcCGCACCTCAAGGTCATGTGTGGTTTCTCCCGTCGATTCGATGCCTCATACCGCGATGCCTTTGATCGCATGGACAGCGGTGCCATCGGTCGTCCCTCCGTTTTCCGATCTCAAACCTGCGATAAACTTGACCCGTCCGGTTTCTTCGTTGCCTATGCCGAGTTCAGTGGTGGTATCTTTGTCGACTGTAACATCCACGATATCGACCTTGCCTTGTGGTACTTTGGCCAAGACTCTATCGTCAAGTCTGTTGTTGCTACTGGCATCACTGCTGTTCAGCCTGAGCTGCGAAAGCACAAGGATGTAGACAATGGTGTTGGCATCGTCGAGTTCTGGGGCGGCAAGGTCGCATACTTCTACTCTTCGCGCATGATGGCTGCTGGTCAACACGATATGACAGAGGTCATCGGTACTGAAGGCAAACTCGCCATCAATGCCAACCCAGTGGGcaatcttgttgagatgcaCGAGGCGACCGGTGTGCGCCGACAGATTCCTGGAGACTACTATGGCCGCTTTGAGCATGCCTTTGTGACAGAAGCGAACGAATTTTCAGCTGCCGTGCTTGATAACAACAAGTTACCATTCAAGCTTACTGGTGCTGTCCAGGCTGTCAAGATTGGTTGCGCACTCCAAGAGTCGCTGAACTCGGGCAAGAAGATtaactttgatgagactggtCGTCGCATCGAGGAATCTAAGCTGTAA
- a CDS encoding cytochrome P450 oxidoreductase, translating to MYAQVVSVFTAVCLLTYFALYPIYTYLRDAKGLRRYPNFHPLAGITNIPFVREAAKGFRSRTLYEMHKTHPVIRTGPNSLSYGSIQAIKDIYGHGTKCTKGEFYETLAGSHYHLADVIDKADHARKRRALSAAYALKNLENWEFKVADKAERFIRAADAACTLPLKEGFTRPDPRDLNFDYRAFTNFFTLDAIADIGLSERLGFLDQGHDRVKAERMDGTIHEVNFRECLHSTARAQSILAWTEKWYNFNVEVSKWFSKDFRQWWHLNEGWNDIVYHRATQRLERYKNGERLPDFFQALMDHSEANPPGLEWGEIVAEVSIMMNAGSDTTAIAMNNVMYWLLKNPSCMAKLREEVDSVLDPEEIVAPYDKVKHLPYLRACLDESLRITPPTTFGLPRRTPPEGWNILGDYIPGDTTVSISAYVTHRDPQVFPDPESYAPERWLGEKGKDLQPYFIAFSAGARGCIGRNISYLEQTVLLASVVHRYEWALPYPEWEPERREAMNLAPGPMPLKVWRRDLGVEEVDEKGN from the coding sequence ATGTACGCACAAGTTGTATCTGTCTTTACAGCAGTATGTCTCCTCACGTATTTCGCCCTCTACCCCATCTACACATATCTTCGCGATGCCAAAGGTCTCCGGCGGTACCCCAACTTCCACCCCCTGGCGGGAATAACCAATATCCCTTTTGTCCGCGAAGCAGCCAAGGGTTTCCGCTCCCGTACTCTGTATGAGATGCACAAGACCCATCCCGTGATCCGCACTGGCCCAAATTCTCTATCCTATGGCTCCATCCAAGCCATCAAGGATATCTATGGACATGGCACAAAATGCACCAAGGGAGAGTTCTACGAGACTCTTGCTGGCAGCCACTATCACTTAGCCGATGTCATCGACAAGGCCGATCATGCTAGAAAGCGCCGTGCCCTTTCTGCTGCATATGCCTTGAAGAATCTTGAAAACTGGGAGTTTAAAGTGGCCGATAAGGCAGAGCGTTTCATCCGCGCTGCCGATGCTGCTTGTACTCTGCCACTCAAAGAAGGCTTCACACGGCCCGACCCTAGAGATCTCAACTTCGATTACCGTGCATTTACCAACTTCTTCACCCTCGACGCCATAGCAGATATTGGCCTTAGCGAGCGTCTCGGTTTTCTTGACCAAGGCCATGATCGCGTGAAAGCCGAGCGTATGGATGGAACTATCCACGAAGTCAACTTCCGAGAGTGTCTTCACTCAACAGCCCGTGCTCAGTCTATTCTCGCCTGGACTGAGAAGTGGTACAACTTCAATGTTGAAGTGTCCAAGTGGTTCTCAAAAGATTTCCGCCAGTGGTGGCACCTCAACGAAGGCTGGAACGATATTGTGTATCATCGCGCAACACAGCGTCTTGAGCGATATAAGAATGGCGAGAGACTGCCTGATTTCTTCCAAGCTCTCATGGACCACAGCGAGGCCAATCCTCCTGGTCTTGAGTGGGGAGAGATTGTCGCTGAAGTTTCCATCATGATGAATGCTGGCTCTGATACCACTGCTATCGCGATGAACAACGTCATGTATTGGCTTCTGAAGAACCCGTCTTGCATGGCGAAGcttcgagaagaagttgactcTGTTCTTGATCCTGAAGAGATCGTTGCTCCCTACGATAAAGTCAAGCATCTTCCCTACCTTCGAGCCTGCTTAGACGAATCTCTTCGCATCACACCGCCAACGACTTTTGGTCTTCCTCGCCGTACACCCCCTGAAGGCTGGAATATTCTCGGTGATTATATCCCTGGAGATACTACGGTGTCTATCTCGGCGTATGTCACACACAGAGACCCTCAAGTCTTTCCCGATCCTGAGTCATACGCTCCGGAGAGATGGCTCGgagagaagggcaaggaCTTGCAGCCATATTTTATCGCCTTCAGTGCCGGAGCCCGCGGCTGCATCGGCCGAAATATCAGTTATCTTGAGCAAACTGTACTATTGGCTAGTGTTGTGCATAGGTATGAGTGGGCATTGCCTTATCCAGAGTGGGAACCAGAACGCAGAGAGGCGATGAATCTTGCTCCTGGCCCTATGCCCCTCAAGGTTTGGCGTCGAGACTTGGGTGtggaagaagttgacgaaAAGGGCAATTAG